One genomic window of Gracilinema caldarium DSM 7334 includes the following:
- the ugpB gene encoding sn-glycerol-3-phosphate ABC transporter substrate-binding protein UgpB, giving the protein MKKMYLVAVLAGLASTLFAQTTIEFWHAMGGKNGEITAQICDMFNKSQSEYVVTPVYKGSYADTMNAGIAAFRSGTPPAILQVYEVGTATMMSAKGAIKPVYQLMKEQKEPFDPKAYIPTITSYYSTSKGEMLSMPFNSSTAVMYYNKDAFRKAGLDPDKPPKTWPEFFDVARKLKAAGYEAGFSTNWVGWVHVENFSAWHNVPMGTKSNGFDGLDTQLVFNSPLHVKHFENLVQMAKEGVFKYGGRENKANSLFTSGTVPLHFESIGGYGSMKATCKFDFGVAMLPYYPDVKGAPQNSIIGGASLWVMTQKDQKVYKAVAKFFSFLSKPETQAFWHQQTGYLPITTAAYELTKKQGYYNDNPGPEVAIKQLLNKAPTQNTMGLRFGFMPQIRTIVDEQFEAMLDGKVSAKDGLDTMVKLGNEKLREFERMNK; this is encoded by the coding sequence ATGAAAAAGATGTACCTTGTTGCGGTACTCGCAGGGCTGGCAAGCACCCTGTTTGCCCAGACAACGATCGAGTTCTGGCATGCTATGGGTGGAAAAAACGGGGAAATCACCGCCCAGATCTGTGACATGTTCAATAAAAGCCAGAGCGAATATGTAGTGACTCCCGTTTATAAGGGTAGCTACGCAGATACCATGAATGCGGGTATTGCCGCGTTCCGGTCCGGGACTCCGCCAGCCATTTTACAGGTCTATGAAGTCGGAACCGCCACAATGATGAGCGCCAAAGGGGCTATAAAACCGGTCTATCAGCTCATGAAAGAACAAAAAGAGCCCTTTGATCCAAAGGCATATATACCGACCATAACAAGCTACTATTCAACCTCTAAGGGTGAAATGCTTTCCATGCCCTTTAACTCCTCCACCGCGGTTATGTATTACAACAAGGATGCCTTCCGGAAAGCCGGGCTCGATCCTGACAAACCACCAAAGACCTGGCCTGAATTCTTTGATGTAGCCCGAAAGCTGAAAGCCGCTGGGTATGAAGCTGGGTTCAGTACAAACTGGGTAGGCTGGGTACATGTTGAAAATTTCTCTGCATGGCATAATGTGCCCATGGGAACCAAATCGAATGGGTTTGACGGATTGGATACTCAATTGGTATTCAATAGCCCGCTTCATGTAAAGCATTTCGAAAATTTAGTTCAAATGGCCAAAGAAGGGGTATTTAAATATGGCGGACGTGAAAACAAAGCAAACTCCCTGTTCACGTCCGGCACGGTTCCCCTCCATTTTGAATCCATCGGCGGCTATGGATCGATGAAGGCAACTTGCAAGTTTGACTTTGGTGTGGCCATGCTGCCCTACTACCCCGATGTAAAAGGAGCTCCCCAGAACTCTATTATCGGCGGTGCCAGCCTCTGGGTCATGACCCAGAAGGACCAGAAGGTGTACAAGGCCGTAGCCAAGTTCTTCAGTTTCCTTTCCAAACCTGAAACCCAGGCTTTCTGGCATCAGCAGACTGGATACCTGCCCATTACCACTGCGGCTTATGAACTTACGAAGAAGCAGGGCTATTATAATGACAATCCCGGTCCGGAAGTAGCCATTAAACAGCTTTTGAATAAAGCCCCAACTCAAAACACCATGGGGCTTCGCTTCGGTTTTATGCCACAAATTAGAACTATTGTGGATGAACAGTTTGAAGCCATGCTGGATGGTAAAGTGTCCGCAAAGGATGGACTGGATACAATGGTTAAGCTGGGCAATGAGAAACTTCGTGAATTTGAACGGATGAATAAATAA
- the ugpE gene encoding sn-glycerol-3-phosphate ABC transporter permease UgpE, with protein MVDRSLFRRAFPHLILILAIFIIVFPIWIVFAGSTQRLADILDAPMSVLPGDQFAVNYGRAFFEGAKNLGANAATMVKNSTIMALGISLGKIIISLMAAFAIVYFDFALKDFIFWTIFITLMLPVEVRIMPTYKVISDLGMLNSYWGLILPMTVSATAVFLFRQFFKSVPREIAEAAAIDGASAMNFFRHILVPITRTPIASMFVIQFIYGWNQYLWPLLITTKEKYYTLLIGINRMLAVGDAQAEWQIILATTMLALIPPVIVVVAMQKQFVSGMTETEK; from the coding sequence ATGGTAGATAGATCCCTATTTCGCCGAGCCTTTCCCCACCTTATATTAATCCTCGCCATTTTTATCATTGTATTTCCCATCTGGATCGTCTTTGCCGGATCGACCCAGCGTCTTGCAGATATTCTGGATGCCCCCATGTCTGTGTTACCCGGGGACCAGTTTGCCGTAAATTACGGAAGAGCTTTTTTTGAAGGCGCTAAAAACCTGGGGGCGAACGCGGCCACAATGGTAAAAAACTCTACAATCATGGCCCTGGGTATTTCGTTAGGTAAAATTATTATTTCCCTCATGGCAGCCTTTGCTATTGTTTATTTTGATTTTGCCCTGAAGGATTTTATTTTCTGGACTATTTTTATCACCCTTATGCTCCCCGTAGAAGTCCGAATTATGCCAACCTATAAGGTCATTTCGGATTTGGGAATGCTGAACAGTTACTGGGGGCTCATTCTACCCATGACCGTGTCGGCCACGGCGGTGTTCCTTTTCCGGCAGTTCTTTAAATCAGTTCCCCGGGAAATTGCCGAAGCGGCAGCTATAGACGGGGCTTCTGCAATGAACTTTTTCAGACACATTCTTGTTCCCATAACAAGAACGCCGATTGCTTCCATGTTTGTCATTCAGTTCATTTATGGATGGAACCAATATCTGTGGCCCCTGCTTATCACAACAAAAGAAAAGTACTATACCCTGCTTATAGGTATTAACCGTATGCTGGCGGTCGGAGATGCCCAGGCAGAATGGCAGATTATTTTGGCTACCACCATGCTGGCCTTGATACCGCCGGTTATTGTGGTGGTGGCGATGCAAAAACAATTTGTCAGCGGCATGACCGAAACCGAAAAATAG
- a CDS encoding amino acid ABC transporter permease → MRQILGQMLSGTMVSLSVFFLTLLFSIPLALPVALARRSKSKLLRAPVSLYVLVMRGTPLILQLIFVYFAPYYLFGISYDRFTAVIIAFAVNYAAYFAEIYRGGIDAIPKGQWEAAKVLGLTRTQTLFKIILPQVVRRILPAMGNEVITLVKDTALAQTIGVAELFRVAQNASARQFSTLPIFIAGVFYFVMNWIVTVAFEAAEKRLGYYKIQ, encoded by the coding sequence ATGCGGCAAATTCTTGGTCAGATGCTTTCGGGAACCATGGTTTCCCTTTCGGTATTTTTTCTTACCCTACTCTTTTCAATCCCCCTGGCTCTGCCGGTTGCCCTCGCCCGCCGCTCTAAATCGAAACTACTCCGCGCACCGGTCAGCCTCTATGTCCTAGTGATGCGGGGAACCCCGCTGATACTCCAGCTTATCTTTGTCTATTTTGCGCCCTATTATCTTTTTGGCATTTCCTATGACCGCTTTACCGCGGTCATTATCGCCTTTGCAGTAAACTATGCCGCCTATTTTGCAGAAATTTACCGCGGTGGCATCGATGCAATCCCTAAAGGCCAGTGGGAAGCCGCCAAGGTATTGGGACTCACCAGAACACAAACACTTTTTAAAATCATTCTGCCCCAGGTAGTCCGGCGAATTCTTCCCGCCATGGGAAATGAGGTCATCACCTTGGTAAAAGACACAGCTTTAGCCCAGACGATAGGGGTGGCAGAATTATTCCGGGTCGCCCAGAATGCATCGGCCCGCCAGTTTTCTACACTACCCATTTTCATTGCGGGAGTGTTCTATTTTGTGATGAACTGGATTGTAACCGTTGCTTTCGAGGCCGCAGAAAAAAGGCTTGGCTATTATAAAATACAATAA
- a CDS encoding amino acid ABC transporter substrate-binding protein, with amino-acid sequence MKRIISVSLTVLAIVALSLTSCSKATKNDGSGKDTSLQTIKSRGKLVLGLDDAFPPMGYRNENNEIVGYDIDLAKEVAKRLGVELVLQPIDWNAKEQELNTGKIDCIWNGFTITEERAKNMAFTKPYLKNAQVLVVKKSAPYQTLADLKGKTIGLQAGSSAAEALNSAADFKASLKNVVEFKDNLTALMDLEIGGVDAVIMDLIVANDNIKRAGKDYRVLAESLSAEDYGVGFRKNDLALRDAVQTSLEAMAQDGTLANITTQWFGSDISVVGK; translated from the coding sequence ATGAAACGGATTATTTCTGTATCCCTCACCGTTCTGGCAATTGTTGCCCTGAGCCTGACTAGCTGCAGCAAGGCTACAAAGAACGATGGTTCCGGCAAGGACACATCGCTTCAGACTATCAAGTCTAGGGGCAAACTGGTCCTCGGGCTGGACGACGCCTTCCCGCCCATGGGATACCGCAATGAAAATAATGAAATTGTCGGCTATGATATCGACCTGGCAAAAGAAGTGGCAAAACGGCTCGGTGTAGAGCTGGTGCTTCAGCCCATCGACTGGAATGCCAAGGAGCAGGAGCTTAACACCGGAAAAATTGATTGTATCTGGAACGGCTTTACCATCACCGAAGAACGGGCTAAAAACATGGCCTTTACCAAGCCCTACCTTAAAAATGCCCAGGTTTTAGTGGTTAAAAAGTCTGCACCCTACCAGACCCTGGCAGACCTGAAGGGCAAAACCATCGGACTGCAAGCCGGTTCCTCTGCGGCAGAAGCCTTGAATAGCGCCGCCGATTTTAAAGCAAGCCTAAAAAATGTGGTTGAGTTTAAGGATAATCTGACTGCCCTCATGGACCTGGAGATCGGCGGAGTAGACGCGGTCATTATGGACCTGATTGTAGCCAACGATAACATTAAACGGGCCGGCAAGGATTATCGGGTTCTCGCTGAATCCCTGTCTGCGGAGGACTATGGGGTTGGTTTCCGCAAAAACGACCTGGCGTTGCGGGATGCAGTGCAGACAAGCCTGGAAGCCATGGCTCAGGATGGGACCCTCGCCAACATCACCACCCAGTGGTTCGGCTCCGATATTTCTGTAGTCGGTAAATAA
- the ugpA gene encoding sn-glycerol-3-phosphate ABC transporter permease UgpA: MTKQYAFHNKTLPYVLVFPQMIIVVIFFFWPAFMALYQSLFIQDAFGISLVFVGLENYIKLFQNPQYLDSLVLSFKFAILVAFSALSISLFLAVQANKHIWGKTFYTTMLVWPYAVSTMVAGVLWMFLFNPTVGIVSYQLKKMGIDWNYLVKSGQALFLVTLASTWKQISYNFVFFLAGLQNVPLSLIEAAAIDGGGPFTRFWRVIFPLLSPTTFYLLVMNLVYAFFETFPIIHQVTSGGPNQATNILVYKVYKDGVINLDLGSSAAQSVILMLIVIILSALQFRFVERKVEY; this comes from the coding sequence ATGACCAAGCAATATGCCTTTCACAATAAGACCCTTCCCTATGTTCTTGTGTTCCCCCAAATGATCATTGTGGTCATCTTTTTTTTCTGGCCAGCCTTTATGGCCCTGTATCAGTCACTTTTTATACAGGATGCGTTCGGAATTTCTTTAGTTTTTGTGGGCCTCGAAAATTACATCAAGCTATTTCAGAATCCCCAGTACTTGGATTCTCTGGTACTCTCCTTTAAGTTTGCCATACTGGTTGCCTTTTCTGCCCTTTCCATTTCTCTATTCCTGGCAGTACAAGCAAATAAACATATTTGGGGAAAAACCTTTTATACCACCATGCTGGTGTGGCCCTATGCGGTATCCACCATGGTAGCCGGTGTTTTATGGATGTTCCTTTTTAACCCTACGGTCGGTATCGTATCGTATCAGTTAAAAAAAATGGGGATCGATTGGAACTATCTGGTGAAAAGCGGCCAGGCCCTCTTTCTGGTAACCCTGGCTTCGACCTGGAAGCAGATCTCTTATAATTTTGTCTTTTTTCTTGCAGGACTGCAAAATGTTCCCCTCTCCCTTATAGAAGCAGCCGCCATAGACGGGGGCGGCCCCTTTACCCGTTTTTGGCGGGTCATCTTTCCCCTTCTTTCACCAACCACCTTTTATTTATTAGTGATGAATTTGGTCTATGCCTTCTTTGAAACCTTCCCGATTATTCACCAGGTAACCTCCGGGGGGCCAAACCAGGCTACAAACATACTGGTCTATAAGGTATATAAGGATGGGGTCATCAATCTGGATCTGGGAAGCTCCGCCGCCCAATCGGTAATTTTAATGCTCATCGTCATAATTCTGAGTGCCCTCCAGTTCCGCTTTGTGGAACGGAAAGTGGAATACTAG
- the thpR gene encoding RNA 2',3'-cyclic phosphodiesterase: protein MDLRLFIALELPESFLQELEQDLAGLKKAHQEFRWTSRENQHLTLAFLGTVPEAGVPDILSALEKTIELWQKGQSYSSGIPVSAQGIYTFPPRKPASVLAVGLGDGKDGVTSLAAALEQELLAIKEQAHITEYEPSRRPFTPHITVARAGRSPIHLEPAERQIPLQARGEISYVTLFSSVLQRGGPVYTVQGRFSLLT from the coding sequence ATGGACCTTCGATTATTTATTGCCCTGGAATTACCCGAATCATTTTTACAAGAACTGGAACAGGACCTGGCGGGCCTAAAAAAGGCCCACCAGGAGTTTCGCTGGACCAGCAGAGAAAACCAGCACCTTACCCTGGCTTTTTTAGGCACCGTGCCTGAAGCGGGGGTTCCCGATATACTTTCTGCCTTGGAAAAAACAATAGAACTCTGGCAAAAGGGCCAGTCCTATAGTTCAGGCATCCCGGTCAGTGCCCAGGGTATTTATACCTTCCCGCCCCGTAAGCCCGCATCGGTATTGGCTGTAGGCCTCGGTGACGGAAAGGATGGGGTGACCAGTCTCGCCGCGGCACTGGAACAGGAACTCTTAGCAATAAAAGAACAAGCCCACATCACTGAGTATGAACCATCCCGCCGGCCCTTTACTCCCCATATTACCGTAGCTCGCGCAGGCCGCAGTCCCATCCATCTTGAACCTGCGGAGCGCCAAATTCCCCTGCAGGCCCGAGGGGAAATATCCTATGTAACTCTTTTTTCATCCGTATTACAGCGGGGCGGACCTGTCTATACGGTGCAGGGACGGTTCAGCCTCCTTACATGA